Proteins from a single region of Psilocybe cubensis strain MGC-MH-2018 chromosome 3, whole genome shotgun sequence:
- a CDS encoding 1-phosphatidylinositol phosphodiesterase, with product MIITIRNLTTDIIVAQASSSPSKFNVNRRTKHHGNGSTEKSSFPTEITLHTSVDVVMELPKGFQHELNLQHIPDTVQDLSSSTMTETQGLLGRNKWHIHPEGFKVRFSMMLGSFLSEMPDRLPLSSLALPGTHDTMAFHGWPISQCQSPASPLSTQLLGGIRVLDIRLAVIPPPTPILKPDIKYELIAYHGLWPQKTPFTIILKDIHAFLNSPIGMKETIVMSIKQEDFVVTPARIFSKLVRETIVHGAGGWGDSESTGHGVNKGMWFLENRIPRLGEVRGKVVMLSRFGGDGHGWEGGLEGLGIHPTTWPDSEKKGFQWELKGTLVRTHDWYGIPSFLSIPEKVKLGTENLIPPPDLKKPLLPITYFSAASFPLAFPPTVAKGFGWPKWGLGVEGVNSKLGAWLLDQLGGDAGAAYPKATNKDILLEKRPQGEQQAEPRIRGWTFLDYYSEPEGGDLVPLLIECNFRGRKEGEEGCQDPNL from the exons ATGATCATCACAATACGAAACCTAACTACAGACATTATAGTTGCACAAGCGTCCTCATcaccttcgaaattcaatgTTAATCGACGGACAAAACATCATGGCAATGGATCAACTGAGAAGTCATCGTTTCCTACAGAAATTACTCTCCATACTTCCGTGGATGTAGTCATGGAACTACCCAAAGGTTTCCAACATGAACTTAATCTTCAACACATTCCGGATACTGTTCAAGATCTCAGTTCCTCTACTATGACGGAGACACAAGGATTGTTAGGCCGTAACAAATGGCACATTCACCCTGAGGGTTTCAAAGTCCGATTCTCTATGATGCTTG GTTCATTTCTTTCCGAGATGCCTGACCGACTGCCCTTGTCTTCGCTTGCCCTTCCAG GTACTCACGATAC GATGGCGTTCCATGGTTGGCCTATCTCCCAATGTCAGTCGCCAGCCAGCCCATTAAGCACTCAACTTCTTGGAGGTATTCGCGTTCTTGATATCCGTCTCGCTGTGATTCCACCTCCAACACCTATTCTCAAGCCCGATATTAAATATGAATTAATTGCCTATCATGGATTGTGGCCTCAAAAAACGCCATTCACTATTATCTTGAAAGATATTCATGCTTTTCTGAACTCACCGATAGGGATGAAGGAAACCATTGTAATGTCCATTAAGCAAGAGGACTTCGTTGTGACGCCTGCACGAATTTTTTCGAAACTCGTTAGAGAGACTATAGTTCATGGTGCCGGGGGCTGGGGTGACTCTGAATCAACTGGGCATGGTGTAAACAAAGGGATGTGGTTCCTGGAAAACCGCATACCAAGACTGGGGGAAGTGAGAGGGAAAGTAGTTATGCTGAGTCGCTTCGGAGGCGATGGACACGGCTGGGAGGGTGGTCTAGAGGGCCTTGGAATACATCCTACAACTTGGCCTGATAgcgaaaagaaaggattTCAGTGGGAGCTGAAAGGTACTCTTGTCCGAACTCACGATTG GTATGGCATCCCGTCATTTCTCTCCATTCCCGAGAAAGTGAAGTTGGGTACAGAAAATTTAATTCCTCCGCCGGATCTCAAGAAACCACTGCTACCGATAACCTATTTCTCTGCAGCGTCTTTTCCTCTCGCATTTCCACCTACAGTAGCTAAAGGTTTTGGGTGGCCAAAATGGGGCCTTGGGGTGGAAGGAGTAAACAGCAAACTAGGAGCTTGGCTGCTCGATCAACTGGGCGGAGATGCTGGCGCCGCCTATCCGAAAGCCACTAATAAAGACATTCTTTTGGAGAAACGACCTCAGGGAGAACAGCAAGCAGAGCCAAGAATACGTGGTTGGACTTTCTTGGACTATTACTCGGAACCTGAAGGAGGCGACCTTGTCCCATTGCTGATCGAATGCAATTTTAGAGGGCggaaggaaggagaagagggatg TCAGGATCCCAATCTGTGA
- a CDS encoding Macrophage migration inhibitory factor, whose amino-acid sequence MPTLNLVTNVKVPDAKAFALEFSKFAAETLRKPEKYISVIYTHNEIVTFGGTLDPAFSLRIDSLDNISEQENEGYSKAFYKFFEEKLGTKGDRGYVTFIDPGRANIA is encoded by the exons ATGCCAACTCTGAATCTCGTAACTAACGTTAAG GTTCCCGATGCGAAGGCATTCGCCCTTGAATTCTCCAAG TTTGCTGCAGAGACTTTGCGAAAGCCCGAAAAGTATATCTCTGTGATATATACCCACAATGAAATCGTGACTTTTGGAGGAACTCTCGATCCAGCTTTTAGTTTGAGAATT GACAGCTTGGACAACATCAGCGAACAGGAGAATGAGGGTTACAGCAAAGCCTTCTACAAATTCTTTGAAGAGAAACTGGGGACAAAGGGCGACAGAGGATATGTAACTTTCATCGATCCCGGCCGGGCTAACATTGCGTAG
- a CDS encoding Eukaryotic peptide chain release factor subunit 1 encodes MSTDVAEQNIQMWKVKKLIKSLDSARGAGTSMISLIIPPKDQISRASAMLTQEYGTASNIKSRVNRLSVLAAITSTQQRLKLYNRVPPNGLVLFVGTILTDEGKEKKVSFDFEPHKPINTSLYLCDNKFHTEALSELLESDSRFGFIVMDGNGTLFGVLAGNTREIIHKFTVDLPKKHGRGGQSALRFSRLRDEKRHNYVRKVAEHAVQHFITNDKVNVTGLVLAGSADFKTELSQSDMFDQRLAAKVIKVVDVSYGGENGFNQAIELAAESLANVKFVQEKKLIQKYFDEISQDTGRYCFGIDDTLKALELGAVETLIVWENLDITRYVLRNAAGEEIIIHANKDQEKDREKFIDKSTGLEMEQATEPQSLLEWFAEKYKEFGANLEFVTNRSQEGAQFVKGFGGIGGLLRYKVDFNNLTSIDEEDDDEFYSDDDGGI; translated from the exons ATGAGTACGGATGTCGCGGAGCAGAATATCCAGATGTGGAAGGTCAAGAAACTCATCAAGAGTCTTGACTCCGCCAGAGG AGCTGGTACCTCTATGATCAGCCTTATCATACCCCCTAAG GATCAAATTTCCAGGGCGTCAGCTATGTTGACGCAGGAATACGGAACGGCTTCTAACATCAAATCTCGAGTCAATCGTCTCTCCGTTCTTGCTGCCATTACCAGTACTCAGCAGCGTCTCAAGTTGTACAACCGAGTTCCCCCTAACGGTCTTGTACTCTTCGTTGGCACTATCTTGACAGACGAAGGCAAGGAGAAAAAAGTATCTTTCGACTTCGAACCCCACAAACCAATCAATAC ATCTCTCTACCTTTGTGACAACAAATTTCATACCGAGGCATTGTCTGAACTATTAGAATCGGACTCCCGCTTCGGCTTCATTGTCATGGATGGTAATGGCACTCTCTTCGGTGTCCTTGCTGGTAATACCCGCGAGATCATTCACAAGTTCACCGTTGATTTACCCAAGAAACACGGTCGTGGTGGACAGTCTGCTCTACGTTTCTCGCGTCTTCGTGACGAAAAGCGACACAACTATGTGCGCAAAGTTGCAGAACACGCAGTTCAACATTTTATTACcaacgacaaagtcaacgTTACAGGTCTTGTTCTTGCCGGTAGCGCCGACTTTAAGACCGAACTCAGCCAGAGTGATATGTTCGATCAGAGGCTCGCCGCCAAAGTTATCAAAGTTGTTGATGTCAGCTACGGAGGCGAAAATGGCTTCAATCAG GCAATCGAACTGGCTGCTGAATCTCTTGCCAATGTCAAGTTTGTCCAAGAGAAGAAGCTAATCCAGAAATACTTCGATGAAATCAGTCAAGATACAGGCAGATATTGTTTCGGCATTGATGATACCCTCAAAGCATTGGAACTGGGTGCCGTTGAAACTCTAATTGTCTGGGAAAACCTGGATATCACTCGCTATGTGCTTCGCAATGCTGCTGGAG AGGAAATCATTATCCATGCTAACAAGGATCAAGAAAAGGACCGTGAAAAGTTTATCGATAAATCCACAGGCCTCGAAATGGAACAAGCCACGGAACCCCAGTCCCTGCTCGAATGGTTCGCAGAAAAGTACAAAGAGTTTGGCGCCAATCTTGAGTTCGTTACCAATCGTTCCCAGGAGGGTGCTCAGTTCGTCAAAGGTTTCGGTGGTATTGGCGGTCTCCTCCGGTATAAGGTCGACTTCAACAACCTTACTTCGAtcgacgaagaggacgacgacgagttCTACTCTGATGACGACGGTGGTATCTGA
- a CDS encoding Glutathione reductase, which yields MPPIFDKPTADKYDYIVIGGGSGGSGTARRAASYGKKVAVVEATPHLGGTCVNVGCVPKKIMWHAADLQDKITNHAGGYRFTGVENAKFDWKTFKPQRDAYIRRLNGIYANNFDREGVEFHQGFGKLLSATEVEVKRPDGQTYVLKGDNICITVGGQPTLPSDEEIPGASLGIDSDGFFALEDQPKRVAVVGAGYIAVELAGIFNVLGTETHLLIRGETVLRTFDPTLQETLTPWMEKSGVHLHKQTHVTKVEGEKGGPLTVHTDKGEKIEVDVLLWAIGRHASTKGLGLEEVGVKLDKKGDIVVDEYQNTSVKGVTAIGDVQGKWLLTPVAIAAGRRLSNRLFGPEKFKNDKLSYENIPTVVFSHPPIGTVGLTEPEARKKYGDDQIKIYRSGFRALYFSMVEEEHKEPTVYKLICAGPEEKVVGVHIIGLGSDEVMQGFGVAVKMGATKQDLDDTVAIHPTSGEELVTLR from the exons ATGCCGCCGATTTTCGATAAACCAACTGCGGACAAGTATGACTATATTGTTATAGGGGGTGGCAGTGGAGGGTCCGGTACGGCT AGGAGGGCGGCGTCGTATGGCAAAAAGGTTGCCGTTGTCGAAGCCACACCTCATCTGGGAGGAACGTGTGTGAACGTCG GTTGCGTGCCCAAGAAA ATTATGTGGCACGCCGCAGATCTTCAAGATAAAATCACAAACCACGCGGGCGGCTACAGATTCACCGGCGTCGAGAACGCCAAATTTGACTGGAAGACGTTCAAGCCCCAACGCGACGCCTACATCCGCCGACTTAATGGTATCTACGCCAACAACTTTGACCGCGAGGGCGTTGAATTCCACCAGGGTTTCGGCAAGCTGCTCAGCGCGACAGAGGTCGAGGTGAAGCGCCCGGACGGGCAGACGTACGTCCTCAAGGGAGACAACATCTGTATCACCGTCGGCGGACAGCCGACGCTGCCGTCTGACGAGGAGATCCCAGGCGCGAGCCTCGGTATTGATTCGGATGGCTTCTTTGCGCTGGAGGACCAACCGAAGCGCGTCGCGGTCGTCGGCGCTGGGTATATTGCTGTCGAGCTCGCCGGGATCTTCAATGTGCTGGGCACCGAGACTCATCTTCTGATCCGCGGTGAGACGGTGCTGAGGACGTTTGACCCGACGCTGCAGGAGACGCTGACGCCGTGGATGGAAAAGAGCGGCGTGCATCTACACAAGCAGACGCATGTCACCAAGGTTGAAGGCGAAAAGGGTGGCCCGTTAACCGTGCACACGGATAAAGGAGAGAAGATCGAGGTGGATGTGCTGTTATGGGCCATTGGTAGGCATGCCAGTACTAAAGGGCTTGGATTGGAGGAGGTCGGGGTGAAGCTGGACAAGAAAGGCGATATTGTTGTGGATGAGTACCAGAATACGTCGGTCAAGGGCGTCACTGCTATCGGCGATGTCCAGGGTAAATGGCTTTTGACGCCCGTCGCTATCGCTGCTGGCAGGAGACTCTCGAACCGCCTATTTGGTCCAGAGAAATTCAAGAATGATAAACTCAGCTACGAAAACATACCGACTGTTGTCTTCTC ACATCCTCCTATCGGAACTGTCGGTTTGACGGAGCCAGAGGCGAGGAAAAAATACGGCGATGACCAGATTAAAATTT ACAGGTCAGGATTCCGTGCTCTATATTTCTCcatggtggaggaggagcacAAGGAGCCAACCGTATACAAATTAATCTGCGCCGGACCTGAAGAAAAGGTGGTCGGTGTACATATCATTGGTTTGGGAAGCGATGAAGTCATGCAAGGCTTTGGAGTCGCCGTAAAGATGGGCG CAACAAAACAAGACCTGGATGACACTGTGGCCATTCATCCCACTTCTGGAGAAG AACTTGTCACTCTCCGTTGA